In one Corallococcus sp. EGB genomic region, the following are encoded:
- the ftsH gene encoding ATP-dependent zinc metalloprotease FtsH, with protein MRSTYKTIGLWVILIVLFVAFYNFFSQGNEQVQEPTFTQLLTKVEEKKVKAVSVKGNTYSGTFSDSNDKFRTTGPAPDVAVLNQLRASGVDVKYEREEQNSLWLTILGQWMPVVFLFLFFIFFMRQLQGGSGKAMTFGKSKAKLLSESHNKVTFADVAGVDECKEELEEIVAFLKDPKKFTKLGGRIPKGVLMMGPPGTGKTLLARAVAGEAGVPFFSISGSDFVEMFVGVGASRVRDLFEQGKKNAPCIIFIDEIDAVGRHRGAGLGGGHDEREQTLNQLLVEMDGFESNDGVILIAATNRPDVLDPALQRPGRFDRRIIVPRPDLKGRLGVLKVHTRRVPLAPEVELEVIARGTPGMTGADLENLVNESALMAARQNKERVDLADFEQAKDKVFMGPERRSMIMTDKEKRNTAVHEAGHALLAKLLPGCDPLHKVTIIPRGQALGVTWSLPTEDKVNGYRKQILDQITMAMGGRIAEELMFNEMSSGAANDIERATETARAMVCRWGMSEKMGPLAFGKSDGEVFLGRDFNASKDYSEDTARQIDAEVRSIVVGCYNLGKQLLTDKLDVLQRVSDALVEYETLDAEDVNIILQGGQLTRERPAPRISSTPKPTEKKDKRKILDALEGLPNMEPKKA; from the coding sequence GTGCGTTCGACCTACAAGACCATCGGGCTCTGGGTCATCCTGATCGTCCTCTTCGTCGCCTTCTACAATTTCTTCTCTCAAGGCAACGAGCAGGTGCAGGAGCCGACCTTCACCCAGCTTCTGACCAAGGTGGAGGAGAAGAAGGTCAAGGCCGTCTCCGTCAAGGGCAACACCTACTCCGGCACGTTCAGTGACTCGAACGACAAGTTCCGGACGACGGGTCCCGCGCCGGACGTGGCCGTGCTCAACCAGCTCCGCGCCTCGGGCGTGGACGTGAAGTACGAGCGGGAGGAGCAGAACAGCCTCTGGCTGACCATCCTCGGGCAGTGGATGCCCGTCGTCTTCCTGTTCCTGTTCTTCATCTTCTTCATGCGCCAGCTCCAGGGCGGCAGCGGCAAGGCGATGACGTTCGGGAAGTCCAAGGCGAAGCTCCTCAGCGAGAGCCACAACAAGGTCACGTTCGCGGACGTGGCCGGCGTGGACGAGTGCAAGGAGGAACTGGAGGAGATCGTCGCCTTCCTCAAGGACCCCAAGAAGTTCACCAAGCTGGGTGGCCGCATCCCCAAGGGCGTGCTGATGATGGGCCCCCCGGGCACGGGCAAGACGCTGCTTGCCCGCGCGGTGGCCGGTGAGGCAGGCGTCCCGTTCTTCTCCATCTCCGGCTCGGACTTCGTGGAGATGTTCGTGGGCGTCGGCGCCAGCCGCGTGCGCGACCTCTTCGAGCAGGGCAAGAAGAACGCCCCCTGCATCATCTTCATCGACGAAATCGACGCGGTGGGCCGCCACCGTGGCGCGGGCCTGGGCGGCGGTCACGACGAGCGTGAGCAGACGCTCAACCAGCTGCTGGTGGAGATGGACGGCTTCGAGTCCAACGACGGCGTCATCCTCATCGCCGCCACCAACCGTCCGGACGTGCTGGACCCGGCGCTCCAGCGCCCGGGCCGCTTCGACCGCCGCATCATCGTCCCCCGTCCGGACCTCAAGGGCCGCCTGGGCGTGCTGAAGGTGCACACCCGCCGCGTGCCACTGGCCCCGGAGGTGGAGCTGGAGGTCATCGCCCGCGGTACGCCCGGCATGACGGGCGCGGACCTGGAGAACCTGGTCAACGAGTCGGCGCTGATGGCCGCGCGTCAGAACAAGGAGCGCGTGGACCTGGCGGACTTCGAGCAGGCGAAGGACAAGGTCTTCATGGGGCCGGAGCGCCGGTCCATGATCATGACCGACAAGGAGAAGCGGAACACGGCCGTCCACGAGGCCGGCCACGCGCTCCTCGCCAAGCTGCTGCCCGGCTGCGACCCCCTGCACAAGGTCACCATCATCCCGCGCGGTCAGGCCCTGGGCGTCACCTGGAGCCTGCCCACCGAGGACAAGGTGAACGGCTACCGCAAGCAGATCCTCGACCAGATCACCATGGCCATGGGTGGCCGCATCGCCGAAGAGCTCATGTTCAACGAGATGAGCAGCGGCGCGGCGAACGACATCGAGCGGGCGACCGAGACGGCGCGCGCCATGGTGTGCCGCTGGGGCATGAGCGAGAAGATGGGCCCGCTGGCGTTCGGCAAGAGCGACGGTGAGGTCTTCCTGGGCCGCGACTTCAACGCGTCCAAGGACTACTCCGAGGACACCGCGCGGCAGATCGACGCGGAGGTCCGCAGCATCGTGGTGGGCTGCTACAACCTGGGCAAGCAGCTGCTCACGGACAAGCTGGACGTGCTCCAGCGCGTGTCCGACGCCCTGGTGGAGTACGAGACGCTCGACGCGGAGGACGTGAACATCATCCTCCAGGGGGGCCAGCTCACCCGCGAGCGCCCGGCGCCGCGCATCAGCTCCACGCCGAAGCCGACGGAGAAGAAGGACAAGCGGAAGATCCTCGACGCGCTCGAGGGCCTGCCCAACATGGAGCCGAAGAAGGCGTAG
- a CDS encoding TIGR04563 family protein yields the protein MATTDHRKQSLYFPEDMLEEIQREATRQDRSLSWIVQQAWKVARADIRRMPSVNDVLGPLPPRPVAPAAQTATSAPAAVTTSAPASSDEPSKP from the coding sequence ATGGCCACCACGGATCACCGCAAGCAATCCCTCTATTTTCCCGAGGACATGCTGGAAGAGATCCAGCGCGAGGCGACCCGGCAGGATCGTTCCCTGTCGTGGATCGTCCAGCAGGCATGGAAGGTCGCCCGCGCTGACATCCGGCGCATGCCTTCGGTCAATGACGTACTGGGCCCCCTGCCTCCACGGCCGGTGGCCCCCGCGGCCCAGACGGCCACCTCCGCTCCGGCGGCGGTGACGACGAGCGCCCCGGCTTCCTCGGACGAGCCCTCCAAGCCGTAG
- the tilS gene encoding tRNA lysidine(34) synthetase TilS, which produces MPRASSESPSLPAALARSYAEHGARARSVLLAVSGGADSTALLVGTARVREALALRVEVATVDHGVRAEAAEEVTSVVGLASRLGLTCHVRRLELPPGAGLEARAREARYAALEALRQERGLDFVATGHTLDDQAETLLMRLSRGAALRGARAIHARASTLLRPLLACSREDVLAFLATEEVGFARDPMNADPSFFRTRVRRDVLPALYRAAGFSTVEHLATFARLASEDEALLAGLADAAWDRLSLRGGGLEAVGLRALEPPLARRVLARLLRVAGARVDHATLERARDTVVRGGTTPLSDGLLLKATGGRVRCVEPGRKVPPPPLVLAGPGARGDFGAWRFQVAEGMPPPGVLVLTVEAKTAWPLTVRSRKQGDRIRTRAGHRKVQDALVDARVPSEERDMQPVVVDALGEALWLPGVLPRSAEPGAASREVSSRHSLWAFPPLPSERKTPPL; this is translated from the coding sequence ATGCCTCGCGCGTCCTCTGAAAGTCCCTCGCTGCCCGCCGCGCTCGCCCGCTCCTATGCCGAGCACGGCGCCCGCGCGCGCTCGGTGCTGCTCGCCGTGTCCGGGGGCGCGGACTCCACCGCGCTCCTCGTCGGAACGGCGCGCGTGCGCGAGGCGCTGGCGCTGCGGGTGGAGGTGGCGACGGTGGACCATGGAGTCCGGGCCGAGGCCGCGGAGGAGGTGACCTCCGTCGTCGGGCTGGCCTCGCGCCTGGGCCTGACCTGCCACGTCCGGCGGCTGGAGCTTCCGCCCGGGGCGGGCCTGGAGGCGCGTGCGCGAGAGGCGCGCTACGCGGCCCTGGAGGCGCTGCGCCAGGAGCGCGGGCTGGACTTCGTGGCCACCGGCCACACGCTCGACGACCAGGCGGAGACGCTGCTGATGCGCCTGTCCCGGGGGGCGGCGCTCCGGGGCGCGCGGGCCATCCACGCTCGCGCCTCCACGCTCCTCCGTCCGCTGCTCGCGTGCTCGCGCGAGGACGTGCTCGCCTTCCTGGCGACCGAGGAGGTGGGGTTCGCGCGCGATCCGATGAACGCTGACCCCTCCTTCTTCCGCACGCGCGTGCGCCGGGACGTGCTGCCCGCGCTGTACCGCGCGGCGGGCTTCAGCACCGTGGAGCACCTGGCCACCTTCGCGCGGCTCGCCTCGGAGGATGAGGCCCTGCTCGCCGGCCTGGCGGACGCGGCGTGGGACCGGCTGTCGCTGCGGGGCGGCGGACTGGAGGCCGTGGGACTTCGCGCGTTGGAGCCGCCGCTGGCGCGCCGCGTGCTCGCGCGGCTGCTGCGCGTGGCGGGGGCGCGGGTGGACCACGCCACGCTCGAGCGGGCACGCGACACGGTGGTTCGCGGGGGCACCACGCCGCTCAGCGACGGGCTGCTCCTCAAGGCCACCGGCGGACGGGTGCGCTGCGTGGAGCCAGGGCGGAAGGTGCCGCCCCCGCCGCTCGTGCTCGCGGGGCCGGGGGCGCGCGGTGACTTTGGCGCGTGGCGCTTCCAGGTGGCGGAAGGAATGCCGCCCCCGGGCGTGTTGGTGCTGACCGTGGAAGCAAAGACGGCATGGCCCCTGACGGTGCGTTCGCGGAAACAGGGCGACCGCATCCGGACGCGCGCCGGGCACCGCAAGGTGCAGGACGCGCTCGTGGATGCCCGCGTTCCCTCGGAGGAGCGCGACATGCAACCCGTGGTGGTGGACGCGCTCGGTGAAGCGCTGTGGCTTCCCGGCGTCCTGCCGCGCTCCGCCGAACCCGGAGCCGCTTCGCGCGAGGTGTCTTCCCGACACTCGCTGTGGGCATTCCCGCCGCTTCCGAGCGAACGGAAGACCCCTCCGTTATAG
- a CDS encoding TIGR04563 family protein, whose protein sequence is MAGTDKRKQSLYFPEEMLKEIQEEANRQDRSLSWVVQQAWKIARDRIKSFPAVNDVTGDERNDPREERP, encoded by the coding sequence ATGGCAGGCACCGACAAGCGCAAGCAGTCGCTGTACTTCCCCGAGGAGATGCTGAAGGAGATCCAGGAGGAGGCGAACCGGCAGGACCGTTCCCTCTCATGGGTGGTGCAGCAGGCCTGGAAGATCGCCCGCGACCGCATCAAGTCATTCCCTGCCGTGAACGATGTCACGGGCGACGAGCGCAATGACCCGCGCGAAGAAAGGCCGTAG
- the folP gene encoding dihydropteroate synthase — protein MLRARLISRDRPDDLSLILRRLNLSPRTREHLTRELGHAHVLVTGGRPSYEEELVPPHGSREREKLPTWTAGGHVDHPGEVLLSGSRQQFDRLISLARKSPRTDGLARALEEALSPQALPVLALSGRRFEWGTRTYLMGVVNVTPDSFSDGGSLPDADSAVAHALKLVDAGADIVDVGGESTRPGSLPVSADEELSRILKVVEGIKRRSTVPISVDTTKAAVAREVLKAGAHLINDVTGFHSDLALPGVVAAAGAACCLMHTQGTPRTMQEAPRYGDVVGEVMDYLEEGMFQATEAGIPRERILLDPGIGFGKTLEHNLFLLRRLEELRGLGQPLLVGTSRKSFLGKLTGGKGPQERLPATLGSVSALAILGGADVVRVHDVGEARDALAVVDAIRRARGGGDLYGG, from the coding sequence GTGCTGCGTGCCCGCCTCATCTCGCGAGACCGTCCTGACGACCTGTCGCTCATCCTGCGCCGTCTGAACCTGTCCCCCCGCACCCGCGAGCACCTGACGCGCGAGCTGGGCCACGCGCACGTGCTCGTCACCGGGGGCCGCCCCTCGTACGAGGAGGAGCTGGTGCCGCCGCACGGCTCGCGCGAGCGGGAGAAGCTGCCCACCTGGACGGCGGGTGGGCACGTGGATCATCCCGGTGAGGTGCTCCTGTCCGGCAGCCGCCAGCAGTTCGACCGGCTGATTTCGCTCGCCCGCAAGTCGCCGCGCACGGACGGCCTGGCGCGGGCGCTGGAGGAGGCGCTGTCCCCGCAGGCCCTGCCGGTGCTGGCCCTGAGCGGACGCCGGTTCGAGTGGGGCACGCGCACGTACCTCATGGGCGTGGTGAACGTCACGCCGGACAGCTTCTCCGACGGCGGAAGCCTCCCGGACGCGGACAGCGCCGTGGCGCACGCGCTGAAGCTGGTGGACGCGGGCGCGGACATCGTCGACGTGGGCGGGGAGTCCACCCGGCCGGGCTCGCTGCCGGTGTCCGCGGACGAGGAGCTGTCGCGCATCCTCAAGGTCGTGGAGGGCATCAAGCGCCGCTCCACCGTGCCCATCTCCGTGGACACCACGAAGGCGGCGGTGGCCAGGGAGGTGCTCAAGGCCGGCGCGCACCTCATCAACGACGTCACCGGGTTCCACTCGGACCTGGCGCTGCCCGGCGTGGTGGCCGCCGCGGGCGCCGCGTGTTGTCTGATGCACACCCAGGGGACGCCGAGGACCATGCAGGAGGCCCCCCGCTACGGCGACGTGGTGGGCGAGGTGATGGACTACCTGGAGGAGGGGATGTTCCAGGCCACCGAGGCCGGCATCCCGCGCGAGCGCATCCTGCTGGATCCAGGCATCGGGTTCGGCAAGACGCTGGAGCACAACCTCTTCCTCCTGCGCCGCCTGGAGGAGCTGCGCGGGCTGGGACAGCCGCTGCTGGTGGGCACCAGCCGCAAGTCGTTCCTCGGGAAGCTGACGGGCGGCAAGGGCCCCCAGGAGCGCCTGCCGGCCACCCTGGGCTCCGTGTCGGCCCTGGCCATCCTGGGCGGCGCGGACGTGGTCCGGGTGCACGACGTGGGCGAGGCGCGGGACGCGCTGGC
- a CDS encoding 5'-nucleotidase C-terminal domain-containing protein: MDRRHLTAALAALALLPGCLAYNDSCAPLVDDPDAIVGFLGEEVQLGTAFTRHDNNALGQLAADAFLHAEDGAAKPTDLGIINGGSLRDEGLCVTRTALRAGPLTDGVLHEVILFENLLVTVDLTEKQLVALFEHSVEGLYVEGQAIASPSGAFLHVSEGTTLRVDCSRPAGQRVTAMRVRGRDVSIPARDDASIRYRVAMSTFLLEGGDGYGSILGNAGKDPDRNPVTARKAGGTDSNIAAAYMKSTYPSPVQALKEAPRIVFDNCARPSRPAPR, encoded by the coding sequence ATGGACCGCCGCCACCTCACCGCCGCGCTCGCGGCGCTCGCGCTGTTGCCCGGGTGCCTCGCGTACAACGACTCCTGCGCCCCCCTGGTGGACGACCCCGACGCCATCGTGGGCTTCCTGGGGGAAGAGGTGCAACTGGGCACCGCCTTCACCCGCCACGACAACAACGCGCTGGGGCAGCTGGCCGCGGACGCGTTCCTCCACGCGGAGGACGGCGCCGCGAAGCCCACGGACCTGGGCATCATCAACGGCGGCTCGCTGCGCGACGAGGGCCTGTGCGTCACCCGTACGGCCCTGCGCGCGGGGCCGCTCACCGACGGCGTCCTCCACGAGGTCATCCTCTTCGAGAACCTCCTGGTGACGGTGGACCTCACGGAGAAGCAGCTCGTCGCCCTCTTCGAGCACTCCGTGGAGGGGCTCTACGTGGAAGGGCAGGCCATCGCGTCACCGTCCGGCGCGTTCCTCCACGTGTCCGAAGGCACCACCCTGCGCGTGGACTGCTCGCGTCCCGCGGGCCAGCGGGTGACGGCGATGCGTGTGCGCGGCCGCGACGTGTCCATCCCCGCGCGCGACGACGCGTCCATCCGCTACCGCGTGGCGATGTCCACGTTCCTCCTGGAGGGAGGGGACGGCTACGGGAGCATCCTGGGCAACGCGGGAAAGGACCCGGACCGCAACCCGGTGACGGCGCGGAAGGCGGGCGGCACGGACTCCAACATCGCTGCGGCGTACATGAAGAGCACGTACCCCAGCCCGGTTCAGGCCCTGAAGGAGGCCCCGCGCATCGTGTTCGACAACTGCGCCCGGCCCTCCCGGCCTGCTCCGCGCTGA
- a CDS encoding TonB-dependent siderophore receptor, whose translation MQTALPRTLILCAALFAAAPVHAQEPALLHAASARAEARQPLQLDATLVDGGKVLELFVRYRGPGEPYVQVPMERQYGDLYRAMIPAEHMVPPGVEYFVEAAMVDGERRPLFMSALRPARVMVGAQLPDPPPPGRTPPGRKGPREPPKSTPDIDAFGPPSGAGKDDDSRAPSAPPPSGTGTRAAPRADASDPRASTRASSTDSRPSNRTDASDPRASTRASGTDSRSPGRVDTASPRASGSDDAMAALNADLPPETRSSSRAPASSRNAMDDDLALYSAEDVLAVTTLQEEAVRTVPAIGASFNRAQMIALGARTVADVLDVVPGVSVSRDVQGFHRTAIRGLRNDAEVLFLLDGHRLNNFYDGKALMNLPVENLERIEVIRGPGSAIYGAGAFQGAVNLVTNHADGVRGAVTTGGVPRDDGRLALATDGHLAAAHTTGDLRLFADLDLWSQEGDSLVIAHDALDDEAVAQRLRDVDQPAGRTRDGRFLLNAGGGVSYGMDSAGRVGVTARYLSEKRDALVGLFDTVGNDSQLSWDVLLADLTWEKALFDGGQVRARLGFDQQSTDRLFQLTPHDFRTGDGLERLFPDGLREQTQVTARTVTGSVDADLTLAKENHLTLGFVAEQQSLSRYDYTTNYTLDGRLRPSPAAPEGLVDPTQGAAARRLNLGLSAQDQWTVLSALTLTFGLRLDATQLPDADAATGTFDTSKMVVRVNPRVGLVVAASDALVLKALYGRAFRAPTPQELVERIPDTDYNQGRFEGNPLLRPTTVDTFELGMDLVQAAGDTRVRVRANAFLQNFASPIIPVDTSGNIVPLRNREQGVRVYGVEAEARLEASKRASAWVNASLSRAQDLELPEQSRLLTDVPQARFNAGVSMPLGDWLNLDVVVRSGAERRNNNRSTLELIRRYQIPAYSLITAQLRTEPIWEHFEVTLFAQNLFDHDLRDDVPRPDRVTGLLPREGVSGYLTLRAFY comes from the coding sequence TTGCAGACCGCTCTTCCTCGCACGCTCATCCTCTGTGCCGCGCTGTTCGCCGCGGCCCCCGTCCACGCGCAGGAGCCCGCGCTGTTGCACGCGGCGTCGGCTCGCGCGGAGGCCCGGCAGCCCCTCCAGTTGGATGCGACGCTGGTGGATGGCGGCAAGGTGCTGGAGCTCTTCGTCCGCTATCGCGGCCCGGGAGAGCCCTACGTCCAGGTCCCCATGGAGCGGCAGTACGGAGACCTGTACCGCGCGATGATCCCCGCCGAGCACATGGTGCCCCCTGGCGTGGAGTACTTCGTCGAGGCGGCCATGGTGGATGGAGAGCGCAGGCCGCTCTTCATGTCCGCGCTCCGGCCCGCACGGGTGATGGTGGGGGCGCAGCTCCCGGATCCTCCTCCACCGGGCCGCACACCGCCGGGCCGCAAGGGGCCCCGTGAGCCTCCGAAGTCCACGCCGGACATCGATGCCTTCGGGCCGCCGTCGGGGGCAGGGAAGGACGATGACTCGAGGGCCCCTTCGGCTCCGCCCCCGTCCGGCACGGGAACTCGCGCCGCGCCGCGCGCGGATGCATCCGACCCGCGAGCCTCAACCCGGGCGAGCAGTACGGATTCGCGGCCCTCCAACCGGACGGATGCCTCCGACCCGCGCGCTTCAACCCGCGCGAGCGGTACGGACTCGCGGTCGCCCGGTCGCGTGGACACCGCGAGCCCACGCGCTTCCGGCTCCGACGACGCCATGGCCGCGCTCAACGCGGACCTTCCTCCGGAGACCCGGTCCAGCTCCCGCGCGCCCGCTTCCTCCCGCAACGCCATGGATGACGACCTGGCGCTCTACAGCGCGGAGGACGTGCTCGCGGTGACGACGCTCCAGGAGGAGGCCGTCCGCACCGTGCCCGCCATTGGCGCGTCCTTCAACCGCGCGCAGATGATCGCCTTGGGTGCGCGCACCGTGGCGGACGTGCTGGACGTGGTGCCCGGCGTCTCCGTCAGCCGCGACGTGCAGGGCTTCCACCGCACGGCCATCCGGGGCCTGCGCAACGACGCGGAGGTCCTCTTCCTCCTCGATGGCCACCGCCTCAACAACTTCTACGACGGCAAGGCGCTCATGAACCTGCCGGTGGAGAACCTGGAGCGCATCGAGGTCATCCGCGGCCCCGGCTCCGCCATCTACGGCGCGGGCGCCTTCCAGGGCGCCGTCAACCTCGTCACGAACCACGCTGATGGCGTGCGCGGCGCCGTCACCACCGGTGGCGTCCCTCGCGACGACGGCCGCCTGGCGCTCGCCACCGACGGCCACCTGGCCGCCGCGCACACCACCGGCGACCTGCGCCTGTTCGCGGACCTGGACCTGTGGAGCCAGGAGGGAGACTCGCTCGTCATCGCCCACGACGCGCTCGACGACGAGGCCGTGGCCCAGCGGCTGCGCGACGTGGACCAGCCCGCGGGCCGCACCCGCGACGGCCGCTTCCTCCTGAACGCGGGCGGCGGCGTGTCCTACGGCATGGACAGCGCCGGCCGCGTGGGCGTCACCGCGCGCTATCTCTCGGAGAAGCGGGACGCGCTCGTCGGACTGTTCGACACCGTGGGCAACGACTCCCAGCTGTCCTGGGACGTGCTCCTCGCGGACCTCACCTGGGAGAAGGCCCTCTTCGACGGCGGCCAGGTGCGCGCCCGGCTGGGCTTCGATCAGCAGTCCACCGACCGCCTGTTCCAGCTCACCCCGCACGACTTCCGCACCGGAGATGGTTTGGAGCGCCTCTTCCCCGACGGCCTCCGCGAGCAGACGCAGGTCACCGCGCGCACCGTGACGGGCTCCGTGGACGCGGACCTCACGCTGGCCAAGGAGAACCACCTCACCCTGGGCTTCGTCGCCGAGCAGCAGTCCCTGTCCCGCTACGACTACACCACCAACTACACGCTCGACGGCCGCCTGCGCCCCAGCCCCGCCGCCCCTGAAGGACTGGTGGACCCCACGCAGGGCGCGGCCGCCCGCCGCCTCAACCTGGGCCTGTCCGCGCAGGACCAGTGGACCGTGCTCTCCGCGCTCACGCTCACCTTCGGCCTGCGCCTGGACGCCACCCAGCTGCCGGACGCGGACGCGGCGACGGGCACGTTCGACACGAGCAAGATGGTGGTGCGCGTCAACCCGCGCGTGGGCCTGGTCGTCGCCGCGTCGGACGCGCTCGTGCTCAAGGCGCTGTACGGCCGCGCCTTCCGCGCCCCCACGCCCCAGGAGCTGGTCGAGCGCATCCCCGACACCGACTACAACCAGGGCCGCTTCGAGGGAAACCCGCTGCTGCGGCCCACCACCGTGGACACCTTCGAGCTGGGCATGGACCTGGTCCAGGCCGCGGGCGACACCCGCGTGCGCGTGCGCGCCAACGCCTTCCTCCAGAACTTCGCCTCGCCCATCATCCCGGTGGACACCAGCGGCAACATCGTCCCCCTGCGCAACCGCGAGCAGGGCGTGCGCGTGTACGGCGTGGAGGCGGAGGCCCGCCTGGAGGCGTCCAAGCGCGCCTCCGCGTGGGTCAACGCCAGCCTGTCGCGCGCGCAGGACCTGGAGCTGCCGGAGCAGTCCCGGCTGCTCACGGACGTGCCCCAGGCGCGCTTCAACGCGGGCGTGTCCATGCCCCTGGGAGACTGGCTGAACCTGGACGTGGTGGTGCGCTCGGGCGCCGAGCGCCGCAACAACAACCGCTCCACGCTGGAGCTCATCCGCCGCTACCAGATTCCCGCCTACAGCCTCATCACCGCGCAGCTGCGCACCGAGCCCATCTGGGAGCACTTCGAGGTGACGCTCTTCGCGCAGAACCTCTTCGACCACGACCTGCGCGACGACGTGCCCCGTCCGGACCGCGTCACCGGCCTGCTCCCGCGCGAGGGCGTGTCCGGCTACCTCACCCTGAGGGCCTTCTACTGA